One segment of Schistocerca nitens isolate TAMUIC-IGC-003100 chromosome 3, iqSchNite1.1, whole genome shotgun sequence DNA contains the following:
- the LOC126249137 gene encoding uncharacterized protein LOC126249137, with protein MNGGGVPSEWKTCNIRLKQKKRYHNNPNNYSALGVIAFFGRLYMKVLNKLAEKETCHKWQEKQAGFQAGRSVMDNIFTLKLISEKCTKFGLEMGFAFIDPEKAYDEVPPTNHGKS; from the coding sequence ATGAATGGAGGAGGTGTTCCATCAGAATGGAAAACATGTAACATAAGACTGAAGCAGAAGAAAAGGTATCATAACAACCCAAATAATTATAGTGCATTAGGAGTGATTGCTTTCTTTGGAAGACTGTACATGAAGGTACTGAACAAACTGGCAGAGAAAGAAACATGTcacaaatggcaagaaaagcaagcaggattccaagcaggtaGGTCAGTAATGGACAACATCTTCACATTGAAACTGATATCTGAAAAATGCACAAAGTTTGGACTGGAGATGGGTTTTGCATTCATTGACCCAGAGAAAGCATATGATGAAGTACCACCAACAAACcatggaaaaag